A single genomic interval of Burkholderia cepacia ATCC 25416 harbors:
- a CDS encoding pseudouridine synthase, producing the protein MNLIALNKPFGTICQFSAHETRPSLGDWVKTPGVYAAGRLDADSEGLLLLTDDGALQARIAEPRHKLVKRYWAQVEGAPGAADLKALARGVDLGDYVTRPCHAEFIEPPDALWPRNPPIRYRAAIPTTWIELAITEGKNRQVRRMTAAVGFPTLRLVRVGIGALDIFALDIAPGETIALPPRAPWDGFAPAG; encoded by the coding sequence ATGAACCTGATCGCCCTCAACAAGCCGTTCGGCACGATTTGCCAGTTTTCCGCGCACGAGACGCGCCCGTCGCTCGGCGACTGGGTAAAAACGCCCGGCGTCTACGCGGCCGGCCGGCTCGACGCGGACAGCGAGGGGTTGCTGCTGCTCACCGACGACGGCGCGCTGCAGGCGCGCATCGCCGAGCCGCGCCACAAGCTCGTGAAGCGCTACTGGGCACAGGTCGAGGGCGCGCCGGGCGCCGCCGACCTGAAGGCGCTCGCGCGCGGCGTCGACCTCGGCGACTACGTGACGCGGCCATGCCACGCCGAATTCATCGAACCGCCCGACGCGCTGTGGCCGCGCAACCCGCCGATCCGCTACCGCGCCGCGATCCCGACGACATGGATCGAACTCGCGATCACCGAAGGCAAGAACCGGCAGGTGCGCCGGATGACGGCGGCCGTCGGCTTCCCGACGTTGCGCCTGGTACGCGTCGGCATCGGTGCACTGGATATATTCGCGCTCGACATTGCACCGGGAGAAACAATCGCGCTGCCGCCGCGCGCGCCGTGGGACGGTTTCGCGCCCGCCGGATGA
- a CDS encoding DUF192 domain-containing protein — MQFSLRSSLGRLARAAVFPAALAVLALGMQAASAQVPPGAKQPSEFPRVKLRAGMYVIDAAVAANDPDREQGLMYRSQLAPNEGMLFVFNENAVHCFWMKNTLIPLSIAFIRADGTITDIDEMKAETTDNHCPRNNGVYALEMSKGWFAAKGIKPGMKLEGLPQAQ; from the coding sequence GTGCAATTCTCCCTGCGCTCGTCGCTCGGCCGCCTTGCGCGCGCCGCCGTGTTTCCCGCCGCGCTCGCCGTCCTCGCGCTCGGCATGCAGGCCGCCAGCGCGCAAGTACCGCCCGGCGCCAAGCAGCCGAGCGAATTCCCGCGCGTGAAGCTGCGCGCCGGCATGTACGTGATCGACGCGGCCGTCGCCGCGAACGACCCCGACCGCGAACAGGGGCTGATGTACCGTTCGCAGCTCGCGCCGAACGAAGGCATGCTGTTCGTGTTCAACGAGAACGCGGTGCACTGCTTCTGGATGAAGAACACGCTGATCCCGCTGTCGATCGCGTTCATCCGCGCGGACGGCACGATCACCGACATCGACGAGATGAAGGCCGAGACGACCGACAACCACTGCCCGCGCAACAACGGCGTCTATGCCCTCGAAATGAGCAAGGGCTGGTTCGCGGCGAAGGGCATCAAGCCCGGGATGAAGCTCGAAGGGCTGCCGCAAGCCCAGTAA
- the fusA gene encoding elongation factor G translates to MPRKTPIERYRNIGISAHIDAGKTTTTERILFYTGVSHKIGEVHDGAATMDWMEQEQERGITITSAATTAFWKGMAGNYPEHRINIIDTPGHVDFTIEVERSMRVLDGACMVYDSVGGVQPQSETVWRQANKYKVPRIAFVNKMDRIGADFFRVQRQIGERLKGVAVPIQIPIGAEDHFQGVVDLVKMKAIVWDDESQGVKFTYEDIPANLVELAHEWREKMVEAAAEASEELLEKYLHDHESLTEDEIKAALRKRTIANEIVPMLCGSAFKNKGVQAMLDAVIDYLPSPVDVPAILGHDFHDPEKPAERHPSDDEPFSSLAFKIMTDPFVGQLIFFRVYSGVVESGDTVLNATKDKKERLGRILQMHANERKEIKEVRAGDIAAAVGLKEATTGDTLCDPAKPIILEKMEFPEPVISQAVEPKTKADQEKMGLALNRLAQEDPSFRVQTDEESGQTIISGMGELHLEILVDRMKREFGVEATVGKPQVAYRETVRTTASDVEGKFVKQSGGRGQYGHAVITLEPNPGKGYEFLDEIKGGVIPREFIPAVDKGITETLKSGVLAGYPVVDVKVHLTFGSYHDVDSNENAFRMAGSMAFKEAMRRAKPVLLEPMMAVEVETPEEFMGNVMGDLSSRRGIVQGMEDIAGGGGKLVRAEVPLAEMFGYSTSLRSATQGRATYTMEFKQYAETPANVSEGVISAKVK, encoded by the coding sequence GTGCCCCGCAAAACCCCCATCGAGCGCTATCGCAATATCGGGATCAGTGCTCACATCGATGCCGGCAAGACCACGACGACCGAGCGCATCCTGTTTTACACCGGCGTGAGCCACAAGATCGGTGAAGTGCACGACGGCGCGGCCACGATGGACTGGATGGAGCAGGAGCAGGAACGCGGCATCACGATCACGTCGGCCGCGACCACGGCCTTCTGGAAGGGCATGGCCGGCAACTATCCGGAGCACCGGATCAACATCATCGACACGCCCGGGCACGTCGACTTCACGATTGAAGTCGAGCGCTCGATGCGCGTGCTCGACGGCGCGTGCATGGTCTACGACTCGGTCGGCGGCGTGCAGCCGCAGTCCGAAACCGTCTGGCGCCAGGCCAACAAGTACAAGGTGCCGCGCATCGCGTTCGTCAACAAGATGGACCGCATCGGCGCCGATTTCTTCCGCGTGCAGCGGCAGATCGGCGAGCGCCTGAAAGGCGTCGCCGTGCCGATCCAGATTCCGATCGGCGCGGAGGATCATTTCCAGGGCGTCGTCGACCTCGTGAAGATGAAGGCGATCGTGTGGGACGACGAAAGCCAGGGCGTGAAGTTCACGTACGAGGACATCCCCGCGAACCTCGTCGAGCTCGCGCACGAATGGCGCGAGAAGATGGTCGAGGCCGCGGCGGAAGCGAGCGAGGAACTGCTCGAGAAGTACCTGCACGACCATGAATCGCTGACCGAGGACGAGATCAAGGCCGCGCTGCGCAAGCGCACGATCGCGAACGAGATCGTGCCGATGCTGTGCGGCAGCGCGTTCAAGAACAAGGGCGTGCAGGCGATGCTCGACGCGGTGATCGACTACCTGCCGTCGCCCGTCGACGTGCCCGCGATCCTCGGCCACGACTTCCACGATCCGGAAAAGCCGGCGGAACGTCATCCGAGCGACGACGAGCCGTTCTCGTCGCTCGCGTTCAAGATCATGACCGACCCGTTCGTCGGCCAGCTGATCTTCTTCCGTGTGTATTCGGGCGTCGTCGAATCGGGCGACACGGTGCTGAACGCGACCAAGGACAAGAAGGAACGGCTCGGCCGGATCCTGCAGATGCACGCGAACGAGCGCAAGGAAATCAAGGAAGTGCGCGCGGGCGACATCGCGGCGGCCGTCGGCCTGAAGGAAGCGACCACCGGCGACACGCTGTGCGATCCGGCGAAGCCGATCATCCTCGAGAAGATGGAATTCCCGGAACCGGTGATCTCGCAGGCCGTCGAGCCGAAGACGAAGGCCGACCAGGAAAAGATGGGCCTCGCGCTGAACCGTCTCGCGCAGGAAGATCCGTCGTTCCGCGTGCAGACCGACGAAGAGTCCGGCCAGACGATCATTTCGGGGATGGGCGAGCTTCACCTCGAAATCCTGGTCGACCGGATGAAGCGTGAATTCGGCGTCGAAGCGACGGTCGGCAAGCCGCAGGTCGCGTATCGCGAGACGGTGCGCACGACGGCGTCCGACGTCGAGGGCAAGTTCGTCAAGCAGTCGGGTGGCCGCGGTCAGTACGGCCATGCGGTGATCACGCTCGAGCCGAACCCCGGCAAGGGCTACGAGTTCCTCGACGAGATCAAGGGCGGCGTGATTCCGCGTGAATTCATCCCGGCCGTCGACAAGGGCATCACCGAAACGCTGAAGAGCGGCGTGCTCGCGGGCTACCCGGTCGTCGACGTGAAGGTGCACCTGACGTTCGGCTCGTACCACGACGTCGACTCGAACGAAAACGCATTCCGGATGGCCGGTTCGATGGCGTTCAAGGAAGCGATGCGCCGCGCGAAGCCGGTGCTGCTCGAGCCGATGATGGCCGTCGAGGTCGAGACGCCCGAGGAGTTCATGGGCAACGTGATGGGCGACCTGTCGAGCCGTCGCGGCATCGTGCAGGGGATGGAAGACATCGCGGGCGGCGGCGGCAAGCTCGTGCGCGCCGAGGTGCCGCTCGCGGAGATGTTCGGCTATTCGACGTCGCTGCGTTCGGCCACGCAGGGCCGCGCGACCTACACGATGGAGTTCAAGCAGTACGCGGAAACGCCGGCCAACGTATCGGAAGGCGTGATCAGCGCGAAAGTGAAGTAA
- a CDS encoding HoxN/HupN/NixA family nickel/cobalt transporter: protein MPPTPALRRLLILYAGLIAANAAVWLWALAVLRDHPLLLGTAAIAYGLGLRHAVDADHIAAIDVATRKLMQDGQRPVSVGLFFSLGHSTIVIAATLGIALTAFALRDRFDAFREIGGTIGTAVSATFLLVLACVNLAILRDVWRRYRGAHGHGHAHDAAHVHRPAGLVSRLLRPLFRFVSKSWHMYPVGVLFGLGFDTATEIGLLAIAATQASQGLPVYTVMLFPALFTAGMTLIDSTDNVLMIHAYGWAMDDPQRKLLYNASITFVSAAVALAIGGIEAAGLLADKLSLTGPVRDALDAVGERFGSIGYGIVALFLVCWIASILFHRWQRAADAPAR from the coding sequence ATGCCGCCCACCCCTGCCCTGCGCCGCCTGCTGATCCTCTATGCCGGCCTGATCGCCGCGAACGCCGCCGTCTGGCTGTGGGCGCTCGCCGTGTTGCGCGATCATCCGCTGCTGCTCGGCACCGCGGCGATCGCTTACGGGCTCGGGCTGCGTCACGCGGTCGACGCCGATCACATCGCCGCGATCGACGTTGCCACGCGCAAGCTGATGCAGGACGGCCAGCGTCCGGTGAGCGTCGGGCTGTTCTTCTCGCTCGGCCATTCGACGATCGTGATCGCCGCGACGCTCGGCATCGCGCTGACGGCATTCGCGCTGCGCGACCGGTTCGATGCGTTCCGCGAGATCGGCGGCACGATCGGCACGGCGGTGTCGGCCACCTTCCTGCTCGTGCTCGCGTGCGTGAACCTGGCGATCCTGCGCGACGTGTGGCGGCGCTATCGCGGCGCGCACGGGCATGGGCACGCGCACGATGCGGCGCATGTACACCGCCCGGCCGGGCTCGTGTCCCGGCTGCTGCGTCCGCTGTTCCGGTTCGTGTCGAAGAGCTGGCACATGTATCCGGTCGGCGTGCTGTTCGGGCTCGGTTTCGATACTGCAACCGAAATCGGCCTGCTCGCGATCGCGGCCACACAGGCGAGCCAGGGGCTGCCGGTCTATACGGTCATGCTGTTTCCCGCGCTTTTCACCGCCGGCATGACGCTGATCGACTCGACCGATAACGTGCTGATGATTCACGCGTATGGCTGGGCGATGGACGATCCGCAGCGCAAGCTGCTCTACAACGCGAGCATCACGTTCGTGTCGGCGGCCGTCGCGCTGGCGATCGGCGGGATCGAGGCAGCCGGCCTGCTGGCCGACAAGTTGTCGCTGACGGGCCCCGTGCGCGACGCGCTCGATGCGGTCGGCGAGCGCTTCGGCTCGATCGGCTACGGCATCGTCGCCCTGTTCCTCGTCTGCTGGATCGCATCGATCCTGTTCCACCGCTGGCAGCGCGCGGCCGATGCGCCCGCGCGCTGA
- a CDS encoding aldo/keto reductase: MTDTIATVVLPDGETIPKLGLGTWEMGERPARRADEIAALREGVALGMTLVDTAEMYGDGATEELVGEALAGLRDDVFLVSKVYPHHASRRGVVAACDASLKRLRTDRLDLYLLHWRGSVPLDETVEGFEALQRAGKIRHWGVSNFDTADMAELVDEAGGGACATNQILYNIARRGPEFDLLPWLAGHGMPAMAYSPVDHGRLPKRSPLDEIARQRGVSVMRVALAWVLAQPGVFAIPKASRIEHVRDNRAALDFMFSDDERAQLDAYFRPPRSKRALEML, from the coding sequence ATGACAGACACGATCGCCACGGTCGTCCTGCCGGACGGCGAGACGATTCCGAAGCTTGGCCTGGGCACGTGGGAGATGGGCGAGCGGCCGGCCCGGCGCGCGGACGAGATCGCCGCGCTGCGCGAAGGCGTCGCGCTCGGAATGACGCTGGTCGATACGGCCGAGATGTACGGCGACGGCGCGACCGAGGAACTGGTCGGCGAGGCGCTCGCGGGCCTGCGCGACGACGTGTTCCTTGTCAGCAAGGTCTATCCGCATCATGCGAGCCGGCGCGGCGTCGTTGCCGCGTGCGATGCGAGCCTCAAGCGCCTGCGTACCGATCGCCTCGACCTGTATCTGCTGCACTGGCGCGGCTCGGTGCCGCTCGATGAAACGGTCGAAGGCTTCGAAGCGCTGCAGCGCGCGGGCAAGATCCGTCACTGGGGTGTCAGCAACTTCGATACGGCCGACATGGCCGAGCTCGTCGATGAAGCCGGCGGCGGCGCGTGCGCGACCAACCAGATCCTCTACAACATCGCGCGGCGCGGCCCGGAATTCGACCTGCTGCCATGGCTTGCCGGGCACGGGATGCCGGCGATGGCCTACAGCCCGGTCGATCACGGACGGCTGCCGAAGCGCTCGCCGCTCGACGAGATCGCACGGCAGCGCGGGGTGTCGGTGATGCGCGTCGCGCTCGCGTGGGTGCTCGCGCAGCCGGGGGTTTTCGCGATCCCGAAGGCGTCGCGCATCGAGCACGTGCGCGACAACCGGGCCGCGCTCGATTTCATGTTCAGCGACGACGAGCGCGCGCAGCTTGACGCGTACTTCCGTCCGCCACGCAGCAAGCGCGCGCTCGAGATGCTCTGA
- a CDS encoding GntR family transcriptional regulator, which translates to MKASTDDRWQDLRPDPDNDTPLYLQLARKLGDAIHDNRWTAGEALPSERVLSDALGVSRITARKAIALLVEQGLIRRTQGAGNFIQPRYEDPLSRLSSFSEMLERRGFKPSSQWLAREIQPANRDEVIQLGLSPAASVTRLKRLRLADGIVMAVENSTFPATLIPDPQAIGDSLYSYLEARGTPIVRALQHFRAVNATDEIAEQMGIAPHDALLLITRIGYTSDQRAIELTDTYCRNDYYDFVVELRK; encoded by the coding sequence ATGAAGGCATCCACGGACGACCGCTGGCAGGACCTGCGCCCCGACCCCGACAACGACACGCCGCTCTACCTGCAGCTCGCCCGCAAGCTCGGCGACGCGATCCACGACAACCGCTGGACAGCCGGCGAGGCATTGCCCTCCGAGCGCGTGCTGTCCGATGCACTGGGCGTATCGCGCATCACCGCGCGCAAGGCGATCGCGCTGCTCGTCGAGCAAGGCCTGATTCGCCGCACGCAGGGTGCCGGCAATTTCATCCAGCCGCGCTACGAGGATCCGCTGTCGCGGCTGTCGAGCTTCAGCGAAATGCTCGAACGGCGCGGCTTCAAGCCGAGCTCGCAATGGCTCGCACGCGAGATCCAGCCGGCGAACCGCGACGAAGTGATCCAGCTCGGGCTGTCGCCGGCCGCATCGGTCACGCGCCTGAAACGCCTGCGCCTCGCCGACGGCATCGTGATGGCCGTCGAGAATTCGACGTTTCCCGCGACGCTGATCCCCGATCCGCAGGCAATCGGCGATTCGCTGTACAGCTATCTCGAAGCGCGCGGCACGCCGATCGTGCGCGCGCTGCAGCATTTCCGCGCGGTCAACGCGACCGACGAGATCGCCGAGCAGATGGGCATCGCACCGCACGACGCGCTGCTGCTGATCACACGAATCGGCTATACGTCGGACCAGCGCGCGATCGAACTGACCGATACCTACTGCCGCAACGACTACTACGACTTCGTCGTCGAACTGCGCAAGTAA
- a CDS encoding CoA transferase, producing MTPELALTHLWRLAHGDPDAPARATVTGQDPTLPSTFRVGTLAAATIAAAGLAAAECHRLRTGVAQTVDVSVRDALVAFRSERYLRVDDGPPPELRHPVTGFYETRDGRWIQLHANFPHHLQGMLGVLGCGAKRDDVAAAIRTRDGAELDTALAEAGLCAALIRTPDEWSAHEQARAIASLPLFEIERIGDAPVEPIGGGDAGQPLAGVRVLDLTRIIAGPVAGRTLASHGAQTLLVNGPHLPNIAPLVIDNGRGKRSTWIDLRDDAGVDTLHALARDADVFLQSYRPGALAARGFGPLALAARRPGIVCVSISAYGHAGPWAQRRGFDSLVQSASGIAWQEQQAAHANAPRHLPCQALDHATGYLAAFGAMIALARRAREGGSWHVRLSLAQTGRWLQSFGIVPDGLQAPDFARADVRDRIERIASPFGMLDAVRPAERLSVTPPSLARPSVPPGTDDARWL from the coding sequence ATGACACCCGAACTCGCGTTGACGCATCTGTGGCGGCTCGCACACGGCGACCCCGACGCGCCGGCACGCGCGACCGTGACGGGGCAGGACCCGACGCTGCCGTCGACCTTCCGGGTCGGCACGCTGGCCGCGGCGACGATCGCGGCAGCCGGGCTCGCGGCGGCCGAATGCCATCGGCTTCGCACGGGCGTTGCGCAAACCGTCGACGTATCGGTGCGCGACGCGCTCGTCGCGTTCCGCAGCGAACGCTATCTGCGCGTGGACGACGGCCCGCCGCCGGAGTTGCGTCATCCGGTGACGGGCTTCTACGAGACGCGCGACGGGCGCTGGATCCAGTTGCACGCAAACTTTCCGCATCACCTGCAGGGGATGCTCGGCGTGCTCGGCTGCGGCGCGAAGCGGGACGACGTCGCCGCGGCGATCCGCACGCGGGACGGCGCAGAACTCGACACCGCGCTGGCCGAGGCCGGGCTGTGCGCCGCATTGATCAGAACGCCTGACGAGTGGTCGGCGCACGAGCAGGCGCGTGCGATCGCCTCGCTGCCGCTGTTCGAGATCGAGCGGATCGGCGATGCCCCCGTCGAGCCGATCGGCGGGGGCGACGCCGGCCAGCCGCTTGCCGGTGTGCGCGTGCTCGATCTCACGCGGATCATCGCGGGGCCGGTCGCGGGCCGCACGCTGGCGTCGCACGGCGCGCAGACACTGCTCGTCAACGGCCCGCACCTGCCGAACATCGCGCCGCTCGTGATCGACAACGGGCGTGGCAAGCGTTCGACGTGGATCGACCTGCGCGACGACGCGGGCGTCGATACGCTGCACGCGCTCGCACGCGATGCGGATGTGTTCCTGCAGTCGTACCGGCCCGGCGCGCTCGCGGCGCGCGGCTTCGGACCGCTCGCGCTGGCGGCGCGGCGGCCCGGCATCGTGTGCGTGTCGATATCGGCATACGGGCATGCGGGGCCGTGGGCGCAGCGGCGCGGCTTCGACAGTCTCGTGCAGTCGGCGAGCGGGATCGCGTGGCAGGAACAGCAGGCCGCGCACGCGAACGCGCCGCGCCACCTGCCGTGCCAGGCGCTCGATCATGCAACGGGTTATCTCGCGGCGTTCGGCGCGATGATCGCGCTCGCGCGCCGGGCACGCGAAGGGGGAAGCTGGCACGTGCGACTGTCGCTCGCGCAGACGGGCCGCTGGCTGCAGTCGTTCGGTATCGTGCCGGACGGCCTGCAGGCACCCGATTTCGCGCGCGCCGACGTACGCGACCGGATCGAGCGCATCGCGTCGCCGTTCGGCATGCTCGACGCGGTGCGGCCCGCCGAGCGGTTATCGGTGACACCGCCGTCGCTTGCGCGCCCGTCCGTGCCGCCCGGCACCGACGATGCGCGCTGGCTATAA
- a CDS encoding DUF2917 domain-containing protein — MRELRLYVIEGDEPAGRWRIVDRTALEVADGEVWVTIEGRIDDHWLGAGDSLTLTPGMRVWVSAGAHGATFAFGPLDAPAVRAAQAWWWPLVAWRDGRRHAPASLPT, encoded by the coding sequence ATGCGCGAACTGCGACTTTACGTGATCGAAGGCGACGAGCCGGCCGGTCGGTGGCGGATCGTCGATCGCACCGCACTGGAGGTGGCCGACGGCGAGGTCTGGGTGACGATCGAGGGCCGGATCGACGATCACTGGCTCGGCGCCGGCGATTCGCTGACGCTCACGCCCGGCATGCGCGTCTGGGTCAGCGCGGGGGCGCACGGCGCGACGTTCGCGTTCGGTCCGCTCGACGCGCCCGCCGTGCGCGCCGCGCAGGCGTGGTGGTGGCCGCTCGTCGCATGGCGCGACGGCCGGCGTCACGCGCCCGCATCGCTGCCGACGTAG
- the mdtD gene encoding multidrug transporter subunit MdtD yields MFQRPPAAAPGEKNLTLMLWLVATGFFMQTLDSTIVNTALPSMAASLGESPLRMQSVVIAYSLTMAVMIPVSGWLADTFGTRRVFFSAILVFSLGSLLCANAHTLQQLVAFRVVQGVGGAMLLPVGRLAVLRTFPAERYLSALSFVAIPGLIGPLIGPTLGGWLVKIASWHWIFLINVPVGVAGCIATFYSMPDSRNPAVGRFDLKGYLLLTIGMVAISLSLDGLADLGMQHAAVLVLLILSLACFVAYGLYAVRAPQPIFSLELFRIHTFSVGLLGNLFARIGSGAMPYLIPLLLQVSLGYSAFEAGLMMLPVAAAGMFSKRIITRLITRYGYRKVLLVNTIMVGVMMASFALMRDTVPVWVKVVHLALFGGFNSMQFTAMNTLTLKDLGTGGASSGNSLFSLVQMLSMSLGVTVAGALLATFTGMLRTVTPSNTLPAFHATFICVGIITAASAWIFAQLAPEIRSTARKTDPSERA; encoded by the coding sequence ATGTTCCAGCGCCCGCCTGCCGCCGCTCCCGGCGAAAAGAACCTCACCCTGATGCTCTGGCTCGTCGCAACGGGCTTCTTCATGCAGACGCTCGACTCGACGATCGTCAACACGGCGCTGCCGTCGATGGCCGCGAGCCTCGGCGAGTCGCCGCTGCGCATGCAGTCGGTGGTGATCGCGTACTCGCTGACGATGGCGGTGATGATCCCCGTGTCGGGCTGGCTCGCCGATACCTTCGGCACGCGGCGCGTGTTCTTCAGCGCGATCCTGGTGTTCTCGCTCGGCTCGCTGCTGTGCGCGAACGCGCATACGCTGCAGCAACTCGTCGCGTTCCGCGTCGTACAGGGGGTCGGCGGCGCGATGCTGCTGCCGGTCGGGCGACTCGCGGTGCTGCGCACGTTCCCGGCCGAACGCTACCTGTCCGCGCTGTCGTTCGTCGCGATTCCCGGCCTGATCGGCCCGCTGATCGGGCCGACGCTCGGCGGCTGGCTCGTGAAGATCGCGTCGTGGCACTGGATCTTCCTGATCAACGTGCCGGTCGGCGTCGCGGGCTGCATCGCGACCTTCTATTCGATGCCCGATTCGCGCAACCCGGCCGTCGGCCGCTTCGACCTGAAGGGCTATCTGCTGCTGACGATCGGCATGGTCGCGATCTCGCTGTCGCTCGACGGCCTCGCCGATCTCGGCATGCAGCACGCGGCCGTGCTCGTGCTGCTGATCCTGAGCCTTGCGTGCTTCGTCGCATACGGCCTGTACGCGGTGCGCGCGCCGCAGCCGATCTTCTCGCTCGAGCTGTTCAGGATCCACACGTTCAGCGTCGGGCTGCTCGGCAACCTGTTCGCGCGGATCGGCAGCGGCGCGATGCCGTACCTGATCCCGCTGCTGCTGCAGGTGAGCCTCGGCTACTCGGCGTTCGAGGCCGGGCTGATGATGCTGCCGGTGGCGGCGGCCGGGATGTTCTCGAAGCGGATCATCACGCGCCTGATCACGCGCTACGGCTATCGCAAGGTGCTGCTCGTGAACACGATCATGGTCGGCGTGATGATGGCGAGCTTCGCGCTGATGCGCGACACGGTGCCGGTCTGGGTGAAGGTCGTGCATCTTGCGCTGTTCGGCGGCTTCAACTCGATGCAGTTCACCGCGATGAACACGCTGACGCTCAAGGATCTCGGCACGGGCGGCGCGAGCAGCGGCAACAGCCTGTTCTCGCTCGTGCAGATGCTGTCGATGAGCCTCGGCGTCACGGTCGCGGGGGCGCTGCTCGCGACGTTCACGGGCATGCTGCGCACCGTGACGCCGAGCAACACGCTGCCGGCGTTCCATGCGACGTTCATCTGCGTCGGGATCATCACGGCCGCTTCCGCGTGGATCTTCGCGCAGCTCGCGCCCGAGATCCGCAGCACCGCGCGCAAGACCGACCCGTCCGAGCGCGCGTGA
- a CDS encoding EAL domain-containing protein: MSMIEIDPPGFQPPRPVAGDDGNRRTVLYGGYTVFSVFQPVFSVSHRRAIGYHASLRAHDEDSRQVASHEVFTQAARRGDLLELGRLAESLHLGNFHAFDSHDEWLFLSLHPAALMDTVYSDALLANLKALGLPPHRVVLEVPEQAGGETPRYAAIVDGLRKAGFLIALVGFGAKHSNIDRVWHLHPDIVTLDRGILAQASEHSHLERVLPGLVSLLHESGQLVLMGGLATERDALIALECDVDFVQGQYFAGPSVEPVQPQAAAGCMDTLSAALRLRVAQRERTQAERLAPYVAALEEASRKLGAGEPLTDAAAVVLGLPETARCFLLDASGRQIGDNVLARGSVSQRAKRFRPLLHSEGASWERRPYFIDAMRAPGHVHLTSPYLSINEAHLCVTASIAAPVATGMQVLCVDINWEAALNRE, from the coding sequence ATGAGCATGATCGAAATCGATCCCCCCGGCTTTCAGCCGCCCCGCCCCGTCGCCGGCGACGACGGGAACCGGCGCACCGTGCTGTACGGCGGCTACACCGTGTTCAGCGTGTTCCAGCCCGTTTTCTCGGTGTCGCACCGCCGCGCGATCGGCTATCACGCGTCGCTGCGTGCGCACGACGAGGACAGCCGCCAGGTGGCGTCACACGAGGTGTTCACGCAGGCGGCGCGGCGCGGCGACCTGCTCGAGCTCGGCCGGCTCGCCGAATCGCTGCATCTCGGCAACTTCCACGCGTTCGACAGTCATGACGAATGGCTCTTCCTGAGCCTGCATCCGGCCGCGCTGATGGACACCGTCTACAGCGACGCCCTGCTCGCGAACCTGAAGGCGCTCGGGCTGCCGCCGCATCGCGTGGTGCTCGAAGTGCCCGAGCAGGCGGGCGGCGAAACGCCGCGCTACGCGGCGATCGTCGACGGGCTGCGCAAGGCCGGCTTCCTGATCGCGCTGGTCGGGTTCGGCGCGAAGCATTCGAACATCGACCGCGTGTGGCACCTGCATCCCGACATCGTCACGCTCGATCGCGGCATCCTCGCGCAGGCAAGCGAGCACTCGCATCTCGAACGCGTGCTGCCGGGGCTCGTGTCGCTGCTGCACGAATCCGGCCAGCTCGTGCTGATGGGCGGGCTCGCGACCGAGCGCGACGCGCTGATCGCACTCGAGTGCGATGTCGATTTCGTGCAGGGCCAGTATTTCGCGGGGCCGAGCGTCGAACCGGTGCAACCGCAGGCCGCCGCGGGCTGCATGGATACGCTGTCGGCCGCATTGCGGCTGCGCGTCGCGCAACGCGAGCGCACGCAGGCGGAACGGCTCGCACCGTACGTCGCGGCGCTCGAGGAAGCGAGCCGGAAGCTCGGCGCGGGCGAGCCGCTCACCGACGCGGCGGCCGTCGTACTCGGGCTGCCCGAGACCGCCCGGTGTTTCCTGCTCGACGCATCGGGGCGCCAGATCGGCGACAACGTGCTCGCGCGCGGCAGCGTATCGCAGCGCGCCAAGCGCTTCCGGCCGCTGCTGCACTCGGAAGGCGCGAGCTGGGAACGGCGCCCGTACTTCATCGACGCGATGCGCGCGCCGGGCCACGTGCACCTGACGTCCCCCTACCTGTCGATCAACGAGGCGCACCTGTGCGTGACCGCGTCGATCGCCGCGCCGGTCGCGACCGGCATGCAGGTGCTGTGCGTCGACATCAACTGGGAAGCGGCACTCAACCGCGAATGA